A genomic segment from Peribacillus sp. ACCC06369 encodes:
- a CDS encoding amino acid permease: MSNKELKRGLEARHIQMIALGGTIGVGLFMGSASTIKWTGPSVMLAYAIAGIFIFFIMRSMGEMLYLEPTTGSFATFASSYIHPLAGYMTAWSNWFQWVIVGMSEIIAVGMYMQYWFPELPAWIPGVVAMIILGAANLISVKSFGEFEFWFALIKIITIVLMIIAGFGLIFFGIGNGGDAIGLSNLWANGGFFTGGWTGFFFALSLVVASYQGVELIGITAGEAKDPTKTVTKAIQSIIWRILIFYIGAIFVIVTVYPWDKLDDIGSPFVSTFAKIGITAAAGIINFVVITAAMSGCNSGIFSAGRMLYTLALNGQAPKIFAKVSKNGVPAYCTIAVLLGLGIGVILNYLAPPQLFLYVYSASVLPGMIPWFVLLISELKFRKVNAVEMEKHPFKMPLAPYSNYATIAFLLMVLVGMWVNPSTRISLIVGIVFLVLVAASYYLLKMDKRTPLEVKSDDEISG, encoded by the coding sequence ATGTCAAATAAGGAATTAAAGAGAGGGCTGGAGGCACGTCATATTCAAATGATAGCCTTGGGCGGAACCATCGGGGTTGGGTTATTCATGGGATCGGCGAGCACGATCAAATGGACTGGGCCCTCTGTCATGCTCGCTTATGCCATCGCAGGTATATTTATATTTTTCATCATGCGCTCTATGGGGGAGATGCTATATTTAGAACCGACTACAGGTTCTTTTGCAACCTTTGCGAGCAGCTATATACATCCTTTGGCTGGTTATATGACTGCTTGGAGCAATTGGTTTCAATGGGTAATCGTCGGAATGTCCGAAATCATCGCCGTTGGAATGTATATGCAGTATTGGTTCCCGGAGTTACCAGCTTGGATACCAGGTGTGGTCGCCATGATCATCTTGGGGGCGGCAAACCTCATTTCCGTAAAATCTTTCGGGGAATTTGAGTTTTGGTTTGCGCTTATAAAAATAATTACGATTGTATTGATGATCATTGCCGGTTTTGGCCTTATTTTCTTTGGCATAGGGAATGGGGGGGATGCGATTGGATTATCGAATCTTTGGGCAAATGGCGGCTTCTTTACGGGAGGTTGGACAGGATTCTTCTTTGCGCTTTCCCTTGTCGTGGCTTCCTATCAAGGCGTTGAGCTTATCGGCATCACAGCCGGAGAAGCGAAAGATCCAACAAAGACCGTAACAAAAGCGATCCAATCAATCATATGGCGCATTCTAATTTTCTATATTGGCGCTATCTTCGTCATCGTGACGGTTTATCCTTGGGATAAACTGGATGACATCGGAAGTCCATTCGTTTCAACCTTTGCTAAAATCGGTATCACTGCAGCGGCAGGCATCATTAACTTTGTCGTAATCACTGCCGCAATGTCTGGATGCAACAGTGGGATTTTCAGTGCAGGGCGTATGCTTTACACTCTAGCATTGAATGGCCAAGCTCCTAAAATCTTTGCAAAAGTATCTAAAAATGGAGTGCCGGCATATTGTACGATAGCTGTATTATTAGGATTGGGCATCGGGGTTATCCTGAATTACCTTGCACCCCCGCAATTATTCCTTTATGTGTACAGTGCGAGTGTTTTACCCGGGATGATTCCATGGTTTGTCTTACTTATCAGTGAGCTTAAATTCAGAAAGGTAAATGCTGTTGAAATGGAAAAACATCCGTTCAAAATGCCGTTGGCCCCTTACAGTAACTATGCGACAATTGCCTTTTTACTGATGGTGCTGGTTGGTATGTGGGTCAATCCGAGTACCCGGATTTCCTTGATTGTCGGGATCGTTTTCCTAGTCTTGGTCGCAGCGAGTTATTACCTGCTGAAAATGGATAAACGAACTCCATTGGAAGTTAAATCCGATGATGAGATTTCTGGATAA